Proteins encoded in a region of the Trichosurus vulpecula isolate mTriVul1 chromosome 9, mTriVul1.pri, whole genome shotgun sequence genome:
- the IGFBP3 gene encoding insulin-like growth factor-binding protein 3: MVSKLYLLWAAAAAALALLSRLAVAVGPVVRCEPCDARALEQCKPLVPDCAELVREPGCGCCLTCALQEGNPCGVYTERCGAGLSCQPQPGEPRPLQALLDGRGLCTNVTASKLKAFLMQGPHATGNASDEEEDRNTSSMENQAIPSVPRVPDSKFHPHHTKLDIIRKGQAKDTQRYKTEYESQSTDTQNFSSESKQETEYGPCRREMEDTLNHLKFLNVLSPRGIHIPNCDKKGFYKKKQCRPSKGRKRGFCWCVDKYGQPLPGYDAKGKGDAHCYNLENK, from the exons ATGGTGTCGAAGCTTTACTTGCTCTGGGCAGCGGCAGCAGCTGCACTGGCGCTGCTAAGCCGGCTGGCGGTGGCCGTGGGGCCGGTGGTCCGCTGCGAGCCATGCGACGCGCGGGCTCTGGAGCAGTGCAAGCCGCTGGTGCCAGACTGCGCTGAGCTGGTGCGAGAGCCAGGCTGCGGATGCTGCCTGACCTGCGCCCTGCAAGAGGGCAACCCGTGCGGCGTGTACACTGAGCGCTGCGGTGCCGGTCTTAGCTGCCAGCCCCAGCCGGGAGAGCCCAGACCCTTACAGGCGCTCTTAGATGGCCGGGGCCTCTGTACCAATGTGACCGCCAGCAAACTGAAGGCGTTCCTGATGCAAGGACCCCATGCTACAG GAAATGCCAGTGATGAAGAAGAAGACCGGAACACCAGCAGCATGGAGAACCAGGCCATCCCCAGTGTTCCCCGGGTACCTGATTCCAAATTTCATCCACACCACACCAAACTAGACATCATCAGGAAAGGACAAGCCAAAGACACTCAGCGCTACAAAACGGAGTATGAATCACAAAGCACAGACACACAGAACTTCTCTTCTGAATCCAAACAGGAGACTGAATAT GGCCCTTGCCGCAGAGAAATGGAAGACACATTGAACCACCTGAAGTTTCTGAATGTCTTGAGCCCAAGAGGGATTCATATTCCAAACTGTGACAAGAAAGGATTCTATAAGAAGAAGCAA TGCCGCCCatccaaaggaagaaagaggggttTCTGCTGGTGTGTGGATAAATACGGACAACCACTCCCTGGATATGATGCCAAAGGGAAAGGAGATGCCCACTGCTACAACTTGGAGAACAAATAA